From Flavobacterium alkalisoli, the proteins below share one genomic window:
- the hemW gene encoding radical SAM family heme chaperone HemW, whose amino-acid sequence MAGIYIHIPFCRQACHYCDFHFSTSMKKKDEMVNALAKEISQRKNEFASETVETIYFGGGTPSVLNNEEINFLIDTVCKNYHISANPEITLEANPDDLSIDRINRLSNSPINRLSIGIQSFFEDDLKMMNRAHNAQQSVECLTEAVKHFDNISIDLIYGVPGMTNERWLHNVEKALSFGVPHISSYALTVEPKTALHSFVQKGIIAQPSDEAAQEHFILLVDKLQENGFVHYELSNFGKEGYFSRNNTAYWLGKKYLGIGPSAHSYDGISRSWNIANNALYLKAIEDGELPSQKEKLTISDRYNEYVMTGLRTIWGVSAERVENEFGILYKNYMLQEAANFISSELLSFEDGILKTTKKGKFLADGLASDLFFINLEEA is encoded by the coding sequence ATGGCAGGTATTTATATTCATATCCCCTTTTGCAGGCAGGCATGCCATTACTGCGATTTCCATTTTTCCACTTCCATGAAAAAGAAAGACGAAATGGTAAATGCCCTTGCTAAAGAAATTAGCCAGAGAAAAAATGAGTTTGCCAGCGAAACGGTAGAAACCATTTATTTTGGAGGGGGAACTCCTTCGGTGCTGAACAATGAAGAGATTAATTTTCTTATTGATACGGTTTGTAAAAATTATCATATATCAGCCAATCCCGAAATAACCCTGGAGGCCAATCCGGATGATTTATCGATAGACAGGATTAACCGACTTTCTAATAGTCCGATTAACAGATTAAGCATTGGGATACAGTCTTTCTTTGAGGATGACTTAAAGATGATGAACCGCGCGCACAATGCCCAGCAGTCTGTAGAATGTCTTACCGAAGCGGTAAAGCATTTTGATAATATTTCTATAGATCTTATATACGGAGTGCCGGGAATGACAAACGAACGTTGGCTGCATAATGTAGAAAAGGCATTATCGTTTGGTGTGCCACATATTTCAAGTTATGCCCTTACGGTAGAACCTAAAACAGCCCTGCATAGTTTTGTGCAAAAAGGGATTATAGCACAGCCCAGCGACGAAGCGGCTCAGGAACATTTTATACTGCTTGTGGATAAACTTCAGGAAAATGGTTTTGTACATTATGAACTTTCTAATTTTGGTAAGGAAGGCTACTTTTCACGAAATAATACAGCCTATTGGTTAGGTAAAAAGTATTTGGGTATAGGTCCGTCGGCGCATAGTTATGACGGTATTTCCCGTAGCTGGAACATAGCCAATAATGCACTATATCTAAAAGCAATTGAGGATGGCGAATTACCTTCTCAAAAAGAAAAGCTAACAATTTCCGACAGGTATAATGAATATGTAATGACCGGACTTCGCACCATTTGGGGTGTTTCTGCCGAAAGGGTAGAAAATGAGTTCGGGATACTTTATAAAAACTACATGCTGCAGGAAGCAGCTAATTTTATTAGCAGTGAACTACTGTCGTTTGAAGATGGTATCTTGAAAACCACCAAAAAAGGAAAGTTTCTTGCCGACGGACTGGCGAGTGACCTGTTTTTTATAAATTTGGAAGAAGCTTAA
- a CDS encoding cyclase family protein → MKATIQHNNTTFEIDLSKPIDISIPLTNTDNNPIAWYIDKPVIEPVKMGDWVGKVSEGSSTNFNNIFFNPHGHGTHTECLGHITKDFYSINQALKQFFFLAEVVSIRPQVQGEDLVITKRQVEEALEGKLPEAIVLRSLPNDVVKKSKNYSNTNPPYLEEAAATYIRECRIKHLLIDLPSVDKEKDEGKLLAHKAFWNVKDVNNLNADARHDATITEMIYVNDEVTDGSYLLNLQIASFENDASPSKPVLYKLK, encoded by the coding sequence ATGAAAGCTACAATACAGCATAACAATACTACATTTGAAATTGACCTTTCAAAACCTATAGATATTTCTATTCCGCTAACCAATACGGATAATAATCCTATTGCCTGGTATATAGATAAACCGGTAATAGAACCTGTAAAAATGGGTGACTGGGTAGGTAAGGTAAGCGAAGGGTCGTCTACAAATTTTAATAATATTTTCTTTAATCCACATGGGCATGGTACTCATACCGAATGCCTGGGGCATATCACTAAAGATTTCTATAGTATAAACCAGGCTCTGAAACAATTCTTCTTTTTGGCAGAAGTAGTTTCAATTCGGCCTCAAGTGCAGGGGGAAGACCTTGTTATAACAAAGAGACAGGTTGAAGAAGCTTTAGAAGGCAAATTGCCCGAAGCTATTGTTTTACGATCCCTGCCGAATGATGTGGTAAAGAAGTCAAAGAACTATAGTAATACAAATCCGCCCTATTTAGAGGAAGCGGCAGCAACTTATATACGCGAATGCCGTATTAAGCATTTGCTTATTGACCTGCCAAGTGTGGACAAGGAAAAAGATGAAGGGAAACTGTTAGCCCACAAAGCCTTTTGGAATGTCAAGGATGTAAATAATCTTAATGCCGATGCAAGGCATGATGCGACCATTACCGAAATGATTTATGTAAACGATGAGGTTACAGATGGCAGTTATTTACTGAATTTGCAGATAGCCTCTTTTGAAAATGATGCCAGCCCTAGTAAACCTGTATTATACAAACTAAAATGA
- a CDS encoding DUF4260 domain-containing protein: MKTLIKLEEAALFLLGIYFFSLLDYAWWWFLVLILVPDFSMLGYLFGNKAGAWAYNFFHHRGVAILIYLAGLYFNNQLVQLTGIIWFAHSSMDRLFGYGLKYEKGFKFTHLGEVGKN, from the coding sequence ATGAAAACACTTATAAAACTGGAAGAAGCCGCTTTGTTCCTGTTGGGAATCTATTTCTTTAGCTTGTTGGATTATGCATGGTGGTGGTTTTTAGTTTTAATATTAGTGCCCGATTTTTCTATGCTGGGTTACCTGTTTGGTAATAAAGCAGGGGCATGGGCCTATAATTTTTTTCATCATAGGGGAGTGGCGATACTTATTTACCTTGCCGGATTGTATTTCAACAATCAGCTAGTGCAGTTAACAGGGATAATCTGGTTTGCGCATTCCAGTATGGACAGGCTGTTTGGCTACGGACTTAAATATGAAAAAGGGTTTAAGTTTACCCATTTGGGAGAAGTAGGGAAGAACTAA
- a CDS encoding MmcQ/YjbR family DNA-binding protein, which translates to MNIQSYYDYCLAKKGVTEHFPFDEDTLVFKVGGKMFALSSLAGWEANTPSINLKCDPGRSQELRAEYEGIKPGYHMSKVHWNTVTVNSGVPQKLLLELIDHSYDLVFKSLTKKLQAEIAAQQ; encoded by the coding sequence ATGAATATCCAGTCTTATTACGATTATTGCTTAGCTAAGAAAGGCGTAACCGAACATTTTCCGTTTGATGAAGATACGTTGGTGTTTAAGGTGGGAGGTAAAATGTTTGCACTTTCGTCATTAGCGGGTTGGGAAGCCAACACTCCTTCTATAAACCTTAAGTGCGATCCCGGCAGAAGCCAGGAATTGCGTGCTGAATATGAAGGCATAAAACCCGGATACCATATGAGTAAAGTGCATTGGAATACCGTTACGGTAAACAGTGGTGTGCCTCAAAAGCTGCTATTGGAACTGATAGACCATTCCTATGATTTGGTTTTTAAAAGCCTTACCAAAAAACTTCAGGCTGAAATAGCTGCCCAGCAATAA
- a CDS encoding 3-hydroxyacyl-ACP dehydratase FabZ family protein, with amino-acid sequence MKSTTNIEQLIPHRYPFLFVDEIISATQEEIIGITTFNHNNVLLKGSNPETGIVPGTVILESMAQCGGAGVRLLGITNGIFALAHIESVQFFDEVKYGEKVRYEISNLRMSEKIIKQSGKAFFGDTLLMEASWMSIRIDGGDR; translated from the coding sequence ATGAAAAGCACGACCAATATAGAACAGCTTATTCCGCACCGTTATCCTTTTTTGTTTGTTGATGAAATAATCTCGGCAACTCAGGAAGAAATTATTGGTATTACAACGTTTAATCATAATAATGTGCTTTTAAAAGGCAGTAACCCTGAAACAGGAATTGTTCCCGGAACTGTAATTTTAGAATCTATGGCGCAGTGCGGTGGTGCTGGAGTGCGATTGCTGGGAATAACAAACGGAATATTTGCTTTAGCCCATATAGAGTCGGTTCAGTTTTTTGATGAGGTAAAATATGGTGAGAAAGTACGTTATGAGATAAGTAACCTGCGGATGAGTGAAAAGATAATAAAACAATCGGGCAAGGCCTTTTTTGGAGATACCTTGCTTATGGAAGCCTCATGGATGTCAATCCGTATAGACGGAGGTGATAGATAG
- a CDS encoding DUF4407 domain-containing protein, with protein MLKRFFIICSGADKNLIYSCSNGEQNKYAGIGATVFFTAVMAFIAASYALYTVFDNIYTSIFFGLIWGLLIFNLDRFIVSTIRKRDKFGQELLQATPRIILALIIAVVISKPLEIKIFQKEIDTVLLKEKNELAMANKKQVANYYQSDLEKNKAAIDSLKSEITKKEKEVNDLYSTYITEAEGTSGTMKLGKGPVYKEKREKHDAALSQLDTLRKTNQEKITAKEKEAATLLASQDKKITESQPIIDNFDGLMARINALNKLPLLPSLFIMLLFLAIETAPIIAKLLSPKGEYDFKLEDSETALKTNLAQNIYQRELMRTTDAGIYDDVYAEIRQDRELYNYKKKKAIELLEMQADSFSEKQKSVM; from the coding sequence ATGCTAAAGCGTTTTTTTATCATCTGCTCGGGGGCAGATAAAAACCTTATCTATTCCTGTTCTAACGGCGAACAAAATAAATATGCCGGTATAGGGGCAACGGTTTTCTTTACAGCTGTAATGGCATTTATAGCTGCAAGCTATGCCCTTTATACCGTTTTTGATAATATTTATACTTCCATATTTTTCGGACTTATCTGGGGACTGCTCATTTTCAACCTTGACAGGTTTATTGTTTCCACCATAAGGAAAAGGGACAAATTCGGGCAGGAACTGTTACAGGCTACTCCACGAATTATCCTGGCGCTGATTATTGCGGTGGTAATATCAAAACCGCTGGAAATAAAAATCTTCCAAAAGGAAATTGACACCGTATTGCTTAAGGAAAAGAACGAACTGGCTATGGCTAATAAAAAGCAGGTGGCCAATTACTACCAATCGGATCTAGAAAAGAACAAAGCAGCCATAGACAGCCTGAAATCGGAAATTACCAAAAAAGAGAAAGAGGTAAACGACCTGTACAGCACTTATATTACAGAAGCAGAAGGCACCAGCGGCACCATGAAACTGGGCAAAGGCCCTGTTTATAAGGAAAAACGTGAAAAGCACGATGCCGCATTGTCACAATTGGATACCTTAAGAAAAACCAATCAGGAAAAAATTACCGCAAAAGAGAAGGAAGCTGCCACACTTTTAGCCAGTCAGGATAAAAAAATAACGGAGTCGCAGCCTATAATAGATAATTTTGACGGACTGATGGCGCGTATAAATGCGCTTAACAAGTTACCGTTGCTTCCGTCACTGTTTATTATGTTGCTGTTTTTAGCCATAGAAACAGCCCCTATAATCGCCAAATTACTCTCCCCTAAGGGTGAGTATGATTTTAAACTGGAAGACAGCGAGACAGCCTTAAAAACGAATTTAGCACAAAACATCTATCAGCGCGAACTGATGCGCACTACCGATGCCGGTATTTATGATGATGTATATGCCGAAATAAGACAGGACAGGGAACTGTACAATTATAAAAAGAAAAAGGCTATTGAACTGCTGGAAATGCAGGCCGACAGCTTTAGTGAAAAACAAAAGAGTGTTATGTAA